From the genome of Actinomycetota bacterium, one region includes:
- a CDS encoding ATP-binding protein, whose amino-acid sequence MTAGERSERDRPSVRPPGGDYKGRLFGKSVLEATFRSFYGSDLFLGELLAAEDLERARRFLFRVIDVTHGSDSSDPSWSERTAGAYMMGDASGATYALHDPEQRLYKVATCQPLGYLDAGGSFRKPKSLPSQFAKVTSPTPEDFEFLRERMGDVRVGLLRSGEDTIDLEVGIKGQTLTSHVGVFATTGMGKSNLMKVLAGEILASQGRYACLLFDPHGEYLEGGSGTRRGLREHPWAADRLRVYATRATGARATALRLALSELTLGDLQTAYEWSHAQEDAIYRLVRFFREEWISKVGEEDDVSTLAEDLNVATSTLQVIQRRAQRILELPCISRDPSQPSLSARIVDELMDGYSVLVDTSGLSSMEEILVASVITRRVLDAYADTYLSDRDRFAALPPTLVALEEAQRVLSRVARSDENVFPRLAREGRKFKVGMCAVSQQPKLIDDELLSQFNTFFILGLADEKDRNILRGSSKQDISDLGPEIQTLMPGEAIVTNLEAPFALPAQIYLYEDYLKSVAGPSPMPARPHGAARGFAE is encoded by the coding sequence GTGACGGCGGGCGAACGAAGTGAGCGCGACCGCCCGAGCGTTCGCCCCCCAGGTGGGGACTACAAGGGGCGGCTGTTCGGCAAGAGCGTTCTCGAGGCGACGTTCCGATCGTTCTACGGCTCGGACCTGTTCCTCGGGGAGCTGCTCGCGGCGGAGGATCTCGAGCGCGCCAGACGGTTCCTGTTCCGGGTTATCGATGTGACGCATGGCTCGGACTCGTCGGATCCATCGTGGTCGGAGCGGACGGCCGGCGCGTACATGATGGGCGACGCGTCCGGCGCGACGTACGCCCTGCACGATCCGGAGCAGCGCCTGTACAAGGTCGCCACGTGCCAGCCGCTCGGCTACCTCGACGCGGGCGGGTCGTTCCGAAAGCCCAAGTCGCTCCCATCGCAGTTCGCCAAGGTGACGTCCCCGACGCCCGAAGACTTCGAGTTCCTCCGCGAGCGAATGGGCGACGTCCGCGTCGGCCTGTTGCGCTCGGGCGAGGACACGATCGATCTCGAGGTCGGGATCAAGGGGCAGACGCTCACCTCGCACGTCGGGGTCTTCGCCACGACGGGGATGGGCAAGTCGAACCTGATGAAGGTTCTCGCCGGGGAGATCCTGGCGTCGCAGGGGCGGTACGCCTGCCTGCTCTTCGATCCGCACGGCGAGTACCTCGAGGGCGGCAGCGGAACGCGACGCGGCCTCCGTGAGCACCCCTGGGCGGCCGACCGGCTTCGCGTGTACGCCACCAGGGCGACGGGAGCCCGCGCCACAGCGCTCCGTCTCGCCCTGTCGGAGCTGACGCTCGGGGATCTCCAGACCGCGTACGAGTGGAGCCACGCGCAGGAGGACGCCATCTACCGACTCGTCCGGTTCTTTCGCGAGGAGTGGATCAGCAAGGTCGGCGAGGAGGACGACGTGTCGACGCTCGCCGAGGACCTGAACGTCGCAACGAGCACGCTGCAGGTCATCCAGCGTCGCGCGCAACGGATCCTCGAGCTGCCGTGCATCTCGCGGGATCCGTCCCAGCCGTCGCTCTCGGCTCGGATCGTGGACGAGCTGATGGATGGCTACTCCGTGCTCGTCGACACGAGCGGGCTTTCGTCGATGGAGGAGATCCTGGTGGCGTCGGTGATCACCCGCCGTGTCCTCGACGCATATGCCGACACCTACCTGTCGGACCGGGATCGGTTCGCCGCGCTCCCGCCGACGCTCGTCGCGCTCGAGGAGGCGCAGCGCGTGCTGTCGCGCGTGGCGCGATCGGACGAGAACGTCTTCCCGCGTCTCGCGCGCGAGGGGCGAAAGTTCAAGGTCGGGATGTGCGCGGTCTCGCAGCAACCGAAGCTGATCGACGACGAGCTCCTGTCGCAGTTCAACACGTTCTTCATCCTGGGCCTGGCCGACGAGAAGGACCGCAACATCCTCCGAGGGAGCTCCAAGCAGGACATCTCCGATCTCGGCCCCGAGATCCAAACGCTCATGCCCGGCGAGGCGATCGTGACCAACCTCGAGGCGCCGTTCGCGCTTCCCGCGCAGATCTATCTATACGAGGACTACCTGAAGTCGGTGGCCGGGCCCTCGCCGATGCCGGCGAGGCCCCACGGAGCCGCTCGGGGGTTCGCCGAGTAG
- a CDS encoding DNA double-strand break repair nuclease NurA — protein sequence MTEAVRNARGASAMRPVATQSVVSAPTASEEARVVNLELYERGQLDDAARFVVDLLERPGTDIRVLEAQLGLDEALVVEGHPDGYELIPIEPVGPGVVWAIDGGSCVVADGRSFQVVGHRAARVRFQNGSTAAIDRPSLVVHAVSTEEMDRLARAALTELCGAEPERLPDLPRPVDALREWSEWSEVARTVEEAREGDLVLIDGSLHGGPLVPQTVVQRVHRRAVEQGVVMAGVVKASTLYWGRNAPLVGLLKRRGDREAPSSRWAVRISTDPKFGRLYVGDIFVGHLAPTASFAFRIDVARGRLDANEVLGRVAALADDPAFVGYPYPLARAHQAARVTGYDVVDVRRAFRDALSGRGMAEDDIEVLFQDFHEVLNR from the coding sequence ATGACGGAAGCGGTGCGGAACGCTCGAGGAGCGAGCGCGATGCGCCCGGTGGCCACCCAGTCGGTCGTCTCAGCGCCGACCGCCTCCGAGGAGGCCCGGGTCGTCAACCTCGAGCTCTACGAGCGCGGTCAGCTCGATGACGCGGCCAGGTTCGTGGTCGACCTCCTGGAGCGCCCCGGAACCGACATCCGAGTGCTCGAAGCGCAGCTCGGGCTGGACGAGGCGCTCGTGGTCGAGGGCCATCCCGACGGGTACGAGCTCATACCGATCGAGCCCGTCGGACCGGGTGTCGTGTGGGCGATCGACGGCGGATCGTGCGTCGTCGCCGACGGGCGGTCGTTCCAGGTCGTGGGGCATCGAGCCGCGCGCGTGCGGTTCCAGAACGGATCCACGGCAGCGATCGACCGTCCCTCGCTCGTGGTGCACGCCGTCTCCACCGAGGAGATGGACAGGCTCGCCCGCGCTGCGCTCACCGAGCTCTGCGGCGCCGAGCCGGAGCGCCTTCCCGACCTGCCCCGTCCGGTGGATGCGCTTCGGGAGTGGTCTGAATGGAGTGAGGTGGCGCGGACCGTCGAGGAAGCTCGCGAGGGCGACCTGGTGCTCATCGACGGGTCGCTGCACGGCGGGCCGCTCGTTCCGCAGACCGTGGTGCAACGCGTCCATCGGCGAGCGGTCGAGCAAGGTGTCGTCATGGCCGGGGTGGTCAAGGCGTCCACGCTGTACTGGGGACGGAACGCGCCGCTCGTCGGGCTGCTGAAACGTCGTGGCGACCGCGAGGCGCCGTCGTCCAGATGGGCTGTGCGCATCTCGACGGACCCCAAGTTCGGACGGTTGTACGTCGGCGACATCTTCGTCGGGCATCTCGCGCCGACGGCGTCGTTCGCGTTCAGGATCGACGTTGCTCGCGGACGACTCGACGCGAACGAGGTCCTCGGGCGCGTCGCGGCGCTCGCCGACGACCCGGCATTCGTGGGGTATCCCTACCCACTCGCCCGAGCACACCAGGCGGCGCGGGTGACGGGCTACGACGTCGTGGACGTTCGGCGCGCCTTCCGCGATGCGCTCTCCGGCCGGGGGATGGCGGAGGACGACATCGAGGTCTTGTTCCAGGACTTCCACGAGGTGCTCAACCGGTGA
- a CDS encoding oxygenase MpaB family protein: protein MTATLVRGFGDVVRGFPKTTRGTEGDPGLFGPGSLAWRINAESILLMGGGRALLMQVAHPMVAAGVADHSDFTVAPFDRLWRTVDTALTVIFGDSSHWQAAVERVHRVHETVYGQRHGARYSALDPELLLWVHATLVDSSIEAYARLVRPIPLVVRERYYREMRRMGTAFGVPEALHPATYTDFRAYLTRTMSTLHIGDECRAVARIVLSPPAPLVLWPAGLASGLLSVGLLPARMRRELGLRWNGATERAFSAAAAVVRSTLPLLPDHVRRWPHAREAERRMGLV, encoded by the coding sequence GTGACGGCAACGCTCGTTCGGGGCTTCGGTGACGTCGTCCGAGGCTTCCCGAAGACGACGCGCGGCACCGAAGGCGACCCGGGGCTGTTCGGTCCCGGGTCACTGGCGTGGCGGATCAACGCCGAGTCGATCCTGCTCATGGGCGGCGGCCGAGCGCTGCTCATGCAGGTCGCGCACCCGATGGTCGCGGCCGGCGTCGCCGATCACAGCGACTTCACGGTGGCACCGTTCGACCGGCTGTGGCGAACCGTGGACACGGCGCTCACGGTGATCTTTGGCGACTCGTCCCACTGGCAAGCCGCAGTCGAACGCGTTCACCGCGTCCACGAAACCGTCTACGGACAGCGCCACGGCGCGCGGTACTCGGCCCTCGATCCGGAGCTCCTGCTGTGGGTGCATGCGACGCTCGTCGACTCGTCGATCGAGGCGTACGCGCGACTGGTGCGGCCGATCCCCCTCGTCGTTCGAGAGCGCTACTACCGTGAGATGCGCCGGATGGGGACGGCGTTCGGCGTGCCGGAGGCTCTCCATCCCGCCACGTACACGGATTTCCGCGCGTACCTCACGCGAACGATGTCGACGCTGCACATCGGCGACGAATGCCGAGCGGTGGCCCGAATCGTGCTCTCCCCACCGGCTCCGCTGGTGCTGTGGCCCGCCGGGCTCGCCTCCGGGTTGCTGTCTGTCGGGTTGCTGCCGGCGCGAATGCGGAGGGAGCTCGGCTTGCGGTGGAACGGCGCAACGGAACGAGCGTTCTCCGCGGCTGCGGCCGTCGTGCGTTCGACCCTACCGCTGCTACCCGACCACGTCCGAAGATGGCCGCACGCCCGCGAAGCCGAGCGCCGAATGGGACTCGTGTAG
- a CDS encoding YciI family protein produces the protein MQFIVIGRDGDDADAPERRARVRPKHLEFIRPFVERGQVLLGGAILDDAGTMVGSTILADFETRDGLDDWQRNDPYVTEGVWQHFEVHPFRTAVGAWMPDEARS, from the coding sequence GTGCAGTTCATCGTGATCGGGCGGGACGGCGACGACGCGGACGCGCCCGAACGCCGCGCTCGCGTGCGGCCCAAGCACCTCGAGTTCATCCGGCCGTTCGTGGAGCGAGGACAGGTTCTCCTTGGCGGCGCGATCCTCGACGACGCCGGCACGATGGTCGGATCGACGATCCTAGCCGACTTCGAAACGCGCGACGGGCTCGACGACTGGCAGCGCAACGATCCGTACGTGACCGAGGGCGTGTGGCAGCACTTCGAGGTTCACCCGTTCCGCACCGCCGTCGGCGCATGGATGCCGGACGAGGCCAGAAGCTGA
- a CDS encoding acyl-CoA dehydrogenase family protein, translating into MAELERFELPEELEEFRRLVRTIAEERIEPRAAEIDETDEWPEDVYKVLVENDLMGVGYPEEHGGSGGGSLAFGVFIEELSRVSAGVSLTPLVSKLGVIPLVVAGDDAKAKQMTEGIARGDVLMSYALTEPGAGSDPAAMTTRYERDGDEFVLSGTKRFITGAGVSHGYVVFATKDPSTRAKGVSAFLVMRDDPGVSFGRKEDKMGIRGSPTREVICDGARVPADRLIGDEGEGFAYAMRTLDYSRPAIAAQALGIAQGAFDFAARYATERQQFGKPIGEFQGVSFMVADMAMQLEAARMLVYKSLALCDAGDERMTYFSSVAKCFASDAAMRITTDAVQVLGGYGYIREYPVERYMRDAKITQIYEGTNQIQRVVIARELLKAFA; encoded by the coding sequence ATGGCCGAGCTCGAGCGGTTCGAGCTGCCCGAAGAGCTCGAGGAGTTCCGCCGCCTTGTCCGAACCATCGCAGAGGAGAGGATCGAGCCGCGCGCGGCCGAGATCGACGAGACGGACGAGTGGCCCGAGGACGTGTACAAGGTCCTCGTCGAGAACGACCTGATGGGCGTGGGCTACCCCGAGGAGCACGGCGGTTCGGGCGGCGGCTCGCTCGCGTTCGGAGTGTTCATCGAGGAGCTCTCGCGAGTCTCGGCAGGCGTGTCGCTCACCCCACTCGTCTCGAAGCTCGGCGTGATCCCGCTGGTGGTCGCGGGAGACGACGCGAAAGCCAAACAGATGACCGAGGGGATCGCTCGCGGCGACGTGCTGATGTCATACGCGTTGACGGAGCCCGGCGCGGGTTCGGATCCCGCCGCGATGACCACGCGGTACGAACGCGACGGCGACGAGTTCGTGCTGAGCGGAACGAAGCGGTTCATTACCGGGGCCGGTGTTTCGCACGGGTACGTCGTGTTCGCCACGAAGGATCCGTCGACGCGCGCCAAGGGCGTGTCGGCGTTCCTCGTGATGCGCGACGACCCAGGAGTCTCGTTCGGGCGCAAGGAAGACAAGATGGGCATCCGCGGATCGCCGACTCGCGAGGTGATCTGCGACGGGGCGCGCGTCCCCGCCGACCGGCTGATCGGCGATGAGGGTGAGGGCTTCGCCTACGCGATGCGAACCCTTGACTACTCGCGGCCGGCCATCGCCGCGCAGGCGCTCGGCATCGCGCAGGGCGCGTTCGACTTCGCCGCCCGATACGCGACCGAACGACAGCAGTTCGGCAAGCCCATCGGCGAGTTTCAGGGCGTCTCGTTCATGGTGGCCGACATGGCGATGCAGCTCGAGGCGGCGCGGATGCTCGTGTACAAGTCGCTCGCGCTCTGCGACGCGGGCGACGAGCGGATGACGTACTTCTCGAGCGTCGCCAAGTGCTTCGCTTCGGATGCGGCGATGCGCATCACGACCGACGCGGTACAGGTCTTGGGCGGGTACGGCTACATCCGCGAGTACCCGGTCGAACGGTACATGCGGGACGCGAAGATCACCCAGATCTACGAGGGGACCAACCAGATCCAGCGCGTCGTGATCGCACGTGAGCTGCTGAAGGCGTTCGCCTAG